A genomic window from Purpureocillium takamizusanense chromosome 2, complete sequence includes:
- a CDS encoding uncharacterized protein (EggNog:ENOG503PUHU~SECRETED:SignalP(1-19~SECRETED:cutsite=AAA-AG~SECRETED:prob=0.3607)) has protein sequence MAISGLLLLLYCLATAAAAAGTDRHVVGNEPLLSTQREGDLSLRLKDFKKSMERSIRIDPENAPYFLSDANNTWHGPCFSQLWTWTSPTYLFRNHLDPYAVMTRSAWFTVNVESRDTAGIREVMMTMSKSHSVTKSTTDGWSASAALTFNPLGRMGGIIGYSQDSSTTESHTYTTEHQRTYKCPPFHHCQIQTLTWHMTVRGFCYREPIIDYDGPISICERPFPSCIWFRVFAMQNCRIRMDRSPCSFDTPIMAPDGNPLSEVRLVETPLPVRFKGWSPDCDIAILEDGSFWKPEGLYFHPDAEAWYQSSIVPANVPKCVPKQSASDDEPRNNTTSDKE, from the coding sequence ATGGCCATCTCCGGTCTCCTTCTACTGTTGTATTGcctcgccaccgcggccgccgccgccgggacggATCGCCATGTCGTTGGCAATGAACCGCTCTTGAGTACCCAGCGCGAAGGAGATCTATCTCTGCGACTAAAAGATTTCAAGAAATCTATGGAAAGATCCATCCGGATAGATCCCGAGAATGCGCCCTACTTTCTCAGCGATGCGAACAATACATGGCACGGACCGTGCTTCAGCCAGTTGTGGACATGGACTTCCCCGACCTACCTGTTCCGCAATCACCTCGACCCTTACGCCGTCATGACCAGGAGCGCCTGGTTCACGGTCAACGTCGAGTCAAGGGACACAGCGGGAATACGAGAAGTCATGATGACCATGTCCAAGTCCCACTCTGTCACCAAGTCAACTACCGACGGATGGAGCGCCTCTGCCGCGCTCACCTTCAACCCGCTTGGACGTAtgggcggcatcatcggctACAGCCAGGATTCTTCAACGACGGAATCGCATACATACACGACCGAGCACCAGCGCACCTACAAATGCCCCCCGTTCCACCATTGCCAGATACAGACCTTGACCTGGCACATGACAGTCAGGGGCTTTTGCTACCGGGAGCCCATTATCGATTACGACGGGCCCATCTCTATATGCGAGAGACCGTTTCCTAGCTGCATCTGGTTTCGTGTATTTGCCATGCAAAATTGCCGCATACGGATGGACCGGTCGCCCTGCTCCTTCGACACGCCGATCATGGCACCCGACGGGAATCCTTTGTCTGAGGTACGCCTGGTGGAGACACCGCTCCCGGTCAGGTTCAAGGGCTGGTCGCCCGACTGCGACATCGCCATCTTGGAGGACGGCAGTTTCTGGAAACCAGAGGGATTGTACTTTCATCCCGATGCCGAAGCTTGGTACCAAAGCTCGATAGTACCGGCAAACGTACCCAAATGTGTGCCAAAACAGTCGGCCTCAGATGATGAGCCGCGAAACAACACAACAAGTGATAAGGAATGA
- a CDS encoding uncharacterized protein (EggNog:ENOG503P241~COG:Q), translated as MAKTILITGCSAGGIGAALAQALADQGHHIIATARSPSKIPLELRSLSNVITLALDVSSTESVIHAAKTVSEAGKGLDVLVNNAGVGYTMPILDVDVEQAERLYEANVWGPVRTIQAFADLLIASEGRIVNMSSVGAVVNTPWIASYASSKPALNSISETLRLELGPLGVSMTTVYLGTVATSFHANEPAPELPPGSRYTSILDTITKWAKGESGPKAGSMKDLVDSVFPDILGEKGGIVWRGPNSGAVRFLSRWMPM; from the exons ATGGCAAAGACGATACTCATAACGGGTTgttcggcgggcgggatcGGTGCCGCCCTAGCAcaggccctggccgaccAAGGTCATcacatcatcgccaccgcccgcaGTCCATCCAAGATACCCCTCGAGCTCCGCTCCCTTTCCAATGTCATAACGCTGGCTCTCGATGTTTCGTCAACAGAATCTGTCATACACGCCGCCAAAACGGTGAGTGAGGCGGGCAAGGGGTTAGATGTGCTCGTCAATAATGCTGGCGTGGGTTACACGATGCCTATCCTAGACGTGGACGTGGAGCAGGCGGAGCGTCTATATGAAGCGAATGTATGGGGACCAGTGCGGACAATACAAGCTTTTGCGGATCTTCTTATTGCGAGTGAGggccgcatcgtcaacaTGAGCAGCGTTGGGGCGGTGGTCAATACACCTTGGATCG CCTCTTATGCGTCGTCCAAGCCTGCGCTCAATAGCATATCAGAGACATtgcgcctcgagcttggcCCTCTCGGCGTCAGCATGACAACTGTGTATCTGGGGACAGTCGCGACGTCCTTTCACGCGAATGAACCAGCACCAGAGCTTCCACCGGGATCGCGTTACACGAGCATCCTCGACACAATAACGAAATGGGCGAAGGGAGAATCTGGTCCCAAGGCCGGTTCCATGAAGGACCTGGTTGACTCTGTTTTTCCTGATATTCTGGGTGAAAAAGGTGGTATTGTATGGAGGGGTCCAAACAGCGGCGCTGTTAGATTTCTCTCCCGATGGATGCCCATGTAG